In one window of Temnothorax longispinosus isolate EJ_2023e chromosome 11, Tlon_JGU_v1, whole genome shotgun sequence DNA:
- the Ziz gene encoding dedicator of cytokinesis protein 9 isoform X2 has product MRPDAAGAATAASADGGTEPRPDRRRTTALARMSERKFTRGLGKPGMAAQLRETVSQVVRESTVQSKPHLVEPIDFENFVLKNKTLLQNDPQRELLLYPQDDISQVVLPRRYRSVVPTAQHITECEEGEENLLTKECLSSYTSNWNLVHYKYAAYSGAYLELPRISKADDLKDEVYEIDTEVDQVDEDLTKNDGITKEGYLMKGPEIGSADRMFAHIGSKSFKRRFCHLRQEVDGTYILEFFKDERKGEAKLTIVMDFCTEVVRNSKRGRFCFELRMSDTHKSYTLAADNEADMQDWLLKLSSVLQHYKQQEEKRAASLERTCNTPPPSPQPMQVYGTLKGLEQSMNPQLIKYSRETDTSIALARRENRKRLFSVYPYIPHAKTAVGQSADNVDPYKEQFGHRILVKCESLKFRLQAPIDEKESLCQVEPYHTVLSLFDARTGRKLTENFHFDINHEIVRNMTRELSPAGITTETEDITLPGELKNIPLDWIKYPKQAIFNISNPHPDIFLVVRIDKLLQGNIYQTSEPYLRATKDPRLGLKVHKQVRACCQRLGNYRMPFAWAARPLFRLYSNELDTSSDFPAIYRQEGHKIKDEELLKLLSEYRKPEKLSKLTVIPGWLKIKIEPITDIPENTLSTCLAPLKPFPIPPTAEPTIEVAEFESTSERDVHPYTTYVNHLYVYPQTLNFDSQKMFTRARNIACIMELRDDDGENVKPLRAIYGRPGSPLLCLRASCAVLHHSAVPSWYEEIKIKLPTKLHAKHHILFSFYHISCDMNKKKENGVENCVGYAWAPLLHKGRLNVDIESNIQVLPVATHLPSGYLSIQPLGLGKGNAGPDITWIDSQRPIFTVSFQLISTVFTRDLHLHNLFVHAERILDTKPSASPSDSETCKILKAAHAVQLVTVITFLPTILNQLFVLLTCNTSQEVGLYVIRVLIHFINMVHEAGRKEILQAYIKFVFVLPPLRNGNVAVHEQLAKHLPTLLQPSNTDFLVVNKFMHHSSFFFEIMIKSMAQYLLSTGRIKMHRNERFSKDYHEKIKMLLDVIMPYLMTKYREMPVETHELNKSLAQFLKRCLTFMDRGFVFRLINSYLDNFSPGDQRTLHDFKFTFLQIICSHEHYVSFNLPMMQSRLASRDTENDTDCESEPECDVDLMNEYCLTEEFCKHHFLAGLLMQEVRTSLNEIVQIRKVAIGTLRDLMAKHELDDRYQNKGQLSRIASIYIPWLGIVLENLHRLQSVEENEIKIEIKQNGTNRVSTSSSFLTVKDTVASSTTAGTPKSIHRLTLHLDTQSPIRSSMHLRDSTYFAAIAGQGLVNGYSCTSVESDTSTVSGASQSNISQETAIVRELPENGTGERNRHSRTLSVTQSSPRCDKLQPSEVKDILLCFLFIVKYLGDHQVIAWWQQCNDTEILNFFTVIEMSLHHFQYIGKRQIAANAASNIGKPRTVKAMTLPARMAPPDFTTESPATSTLQPHNTVTRENLVENDCGKVYQALLEANMATEVGLIALDCLGLFCIHFKDVLLANEGDNAVMQKFFNIYLSFLQVGQSETLLRHVFAGLRAFLNNYSVALFQGNAVLCGRLCYELLRCCNSKLSSIRQESCALLYLLMRSNFEFTSRKGLTRVHLQVIISVSQMLGNVIGLNNSRFQESLSLINSYASSDKVMKGTGFPVEVKDLNKRIRTVLMATAQMREHNNDPEMLVDLQHSLANSYASTPELRHTWLETMARNHARDGNFSEVACCQLHIAALMAEYLKLRKIHPWGAEAFDQISVNISKDERNLKLDAGEICIQDIHYNESLLLEQLEICADTLEKAERFELLGHLYRLIVPIYEKKRNYEALANCYSHLAQACNKIVEVTRTGKRLLGRFYRVAFFGMAYFEEENGQEYIYKEPKVTSLSEISERLLHLYSEKFGSENVKIIMDSVPVDVSELDPKIAYIQVTHVTPYFEKTELEVRQTEFEQNHNISCFMFETPFTKEGKARGSPEDQWKRRTILTTQYAFPYVKKRIGIAEKRIVELSPIEVALDEMRQRVQELEDVALIGPTDVKKLQLRLQGSICVTVNAGPLAYASAFLDPALSPQYPDDKVEELKDVFREFVKICYTALQINSKLITPDQHEYQEVLRENYQKLCQSLSSLFGEPIWPDEQVGSFKRNSAALFSAISGANNHTSTA; this is encoded by the exons ATGCGACCTGacgcggccggcgcggcgacggcggcatCAGCAGACGGCGGTACCGAGCCGAGGCCCGATCGGCGTCGCACGACGGCGTTGGCCAGGATGAGCGAGAGGAAGTTCACGCGCGGCCTGGGGAAGCCCGGCATGGCGGCACAGCTGCGGGAGACCGTGTCCCAGGTCGTCCGCGAGAGCACGGTACAG AGTAAGCCGCACTTGGTCGAGCCCATTGACTTTGAGAATTTTGTGCTAAAGAATAAGACGCTGTTGCAAAATGACCCTCAGCGAGAGCTGCTGCTGTACCCCCAGGATGATATTTCT CAAGTGGTTCTGCCAAGGAGATATCGCAGTGTGGTACCGACGGCGCAACATATTACAGAATGTGAGGAAGGAGAGGAGAATCTCCTAACGAAGGAGTGTCTATCCAGTTATACATCCAATTGGAATCTTGTACATTACAAGTACGCGGCATATAGTGGAGCTTATCTCGAGTTGCCAAG AATATCGAAAGCGGACGATCTAAAGGACGAGGTGTATGAAATCGATACCGAGGTAGACCAGGTAGACGAG GATTTAACGAAGAATGACGGTATAACGAAGGAAGGTTACTTGATGAAAGGTCCTGAGATTGGTAGTGCGGATAGAATGTTTGCTCATATCGGCTCGAAATCGTTCAAAAGACGTTTCTGCCATCTCAGACAGGAGGTTGACGGCACTTATATACTCGAGTTTTTTAAAGACGAGAGGAAGGGCGAGGCGAAATTGACAATAGTGATGGACTTTTGCACTGAAGTTGTTAGAAATTCGAAGCGTGGGAGATTCTGCTTTGAACTACGGATGAGTGACACTCACAAGTCTTATACTTTGGCTGCCGATAACGAGGCTGATATGCAAGATTGGTTATTGAAACTCAGTTCCGTCTTGCAACATTACAAACAGCAGGAAGAAAAGCGCGCTGCATCGCTAGAAAGAACCTGTAATACACCTCCGCCATCGCCGCAACCTATGCAG GTTTATGGCACACTGAAAGGTCTCGAGCAGAGTATGAATCCgcaactaataaaatattctagaGAGACTGATACCAGCATCGCTTTAGCGAGGAGAGAGAACAGAAAAAGACTGTTCAGCGTGTATCCTTACATACCCCATGCCAAAACAGCTGTAGGACAATCTGCCGATAACGTGGACCCTTATAAGGAGCAATTTGGCCACAGGATCCTCGTCAAGTGCGAAAGTCTTAAATTTAGACTACAAGCACCTATCGACGAAAAAGAATCTCTCTGTCAAGTGGAACCTTATCATACAGTGTTGAGCCTTTTCGACGCGAGGACTGGCAGAAAACTTACAGAGAATTTTCATTTCGATATTAATCATGAAATAGTGCGAAATATGACGAGAGAACTTAGTCCTGCAGGAATTACAACAGAAACAGAGGATATTACTCTTCCTGGGGAATTGAAGAACATTCCTTTGGACTGGATCAAATATCCGAAACAA GCTATATTCAACATTAGTAATCCTCACCCAGACATATTCCTCGTCGTAAGGATAGACAAGTTACTCCAGGGAAACATATATCAGACCTCAGAGCCATATTTGAGAGCTACTAAGGATCCAAGATTGGGCTTGAAGGTGCACAAACAAGTCCGAGCATGTTGTCAAag actAGGAAATTATAGAATGCCATTTGCATGGGCTGCAAGACCACTATTTAGATTGTATAGCAACGAACTGGATACATCCTCGGATTTCCCAGCAATATACAGGCAGGAGGGtcacaaaataaaagatgagGAGCTGCTAAAACTTCTTTCTGAGTACAGAAA GCCTGAGAAGCTTAGCAAATTGACTGTGATACCTGGTTggctgaaaattaaaatagagcCTATTACGGACATTCCTGAAA ATACATTGTCGACTTGCCTGGCACCGTTAAAGCCATTTCCGATCCCACCAACGGCGGAGCCGACGATCGAGGTCGCCGAATTCGAGAGCACTTCCGAGAGGGATGTGCATCCGTACACGACGTATGTCAATCATCTGTACGTGTATCCGCAGACACTCAATTTCGACagtcaaaaaatgtttacccGAGCTAGGAACATAGCGTGCATCATGGAActccgcgacgacgacggcgaaaACGTCAAGCCTTTACGA GCGATTTATGGGAGACCGGGTTCGCCGTTACTATGCTTACGAGCGTCGTGTGCCGTGTTACATCACAGCGCAGTACCTTCTTGGTATGAAGAAATCAAGATTAAGCTACCCACGAAATTGCACGCAAAACACCATATACTATTCTCCTTTTATCACATAAGTTGCGATAtgaacaaaaagaaagagaacggCGTTGAAAACTGTGTCGGCTATGCATGGGCGCCTTTGCTGCATAAAGGAAG ACTGAACGTGGATATAGAATCGAATATCCAGGTATTGCCTGTAGCGACGCATTTACCGTCGGGATATCTATCCATACAACCCCTTGGACTAGGGAAAGGG AACGCAGGGCCGGATATCACTTGGATTGATTCCCAACGACCAATCTTCACGGTATCTTTCCAATTAATTTCGACGGTATTCACGCGGGACCTTCATCTGCACAATCTGTTCGTCCACGCTGAACGCATCTTGGACACAAAGCCCTCGGCGTCGCCCTCGGATTCGGAAACGTGCAAAATCCTTAAGGCTGCACACGCGGTTCAACTAGTCACCGTTATCACGTTTCTCCCAACTATATTGAATCAACTGTTCGTGTTGTTGACGTGCAATACCAGCCAAGAAGTCGGATTATACGTGATCAGGgtcttaatacattttataaacatgGTGCATGAAGCCGGGCGTAAGGAAATTCTACAAGCGTACATCAAG TTCGTGTTTGTACTGCCTCCTCTCCGAAATGGTAACGTCGCGGTTCACGAGCAACTGGCGAAGCATTTGCCAACTTTGTTACAACCGAGCAATACCGATTTTCTAGTTGTGAACAAATTCATGCATCACTCGAGCttctttttcgaaataatgatCAAGAGTATGGCGCAATATCTACTGAGTACTGGGAGGATAAAG ATGCATAGAAACGAGCGATTCTCAAAAGATTATCACGAGAAGATCAAGATGTTATTAGACGTGATTATGCCATACTTAATGACCAAGTACAGAGAAATGCCAGTAGAGACACACGAATTGAACAAGAGTCTCGCACAATTTTTAAAG CGATGTCTCACATTCATGGACCGTGGCTTCGTGTTTCGTCTCATCAATTCCTACCTGGACAACTTTTCGCCTGGCGACCAACGCACGCTACACGATTTCAAGTTTACTTTTCTGCAAATCATCTGCTCTCACGAGCACTATGTATCCTTCAACTTGCCGATGATGCAGTCGCGTCTTGCTTCCAGAG ATACTGAGAATGACACTGATTGTGAAAGTGAACCAGAATGCGACGTTG ATTTAATGAACGAGTATTGTCTCACGGAGGAATTTTGTAAGCACCACTTCCTGGCTGGTCTTCTGATGCAAGAAGTTAGGACTTCCCTCAACGAAATCGTGCAGATCCGTAAGGTCGCCATTGGTACTTTACGGGATTTAATGGCGAAACACGAGTTAGATGATAGATATCAAAATAAG GGTCAACTGAGCAGAATAGCATCGATTTACATACCATGGCTTGGCATTGTATTGGAGAATTTGCATCGACTGCAGTCGGTAGAGGAGAATGAGATCAAGATAGAGATCAAACAGAATGGCACTAACAGAGTGTCGACCAGCAGTTCGTTTCTGACAGTGAAGGATACCGTTGCCAGTTCCACTACCGCGGGTACACCAAAATCCATTCACAG ACTGACTCTTCACCTGGACACTCAATCGCCTATAAGATCGTCTATGCATCTGCGAGATTCTACCTACTTTGCCGCTATCGCGGGTCAAGGGTTGGTAAATGGATATTCTTGCACTAGCGTTGAGTCTGATACATCGACGGTGTCCGGTGCGTCACAGTCTAACATTTCCCAAGAGACCGCCATCGTCAGAGAATTGCCGGAAAACGGAACGGGCGAGAGAAACAGACATTCGCGTACTTTGAGTGTGACGCAATCGTCGCCCAGGTGCGATAAATTGCAGCCCTCGGAAGTGAAAGATATACTACTTTGTTTCCTATTCATTGTCAAGTATCTAGGTGATCATCAGGTGATCGCCTGGTGGCAACAGTGCAACGATACGGAAATACTGAACTTCTTCACAGTAATCGA GATGAGCTTACATCATTTCCAGTATATCGGTAAGAGACAAATAGCCGCGAATGCTGCGAGTAATATTGGAAAGCCCCGCACTGTCAAAGCAATGACTTTACCCGCCAGAATGGCACCGCCAGACTTTACCACTGAAAGTCCCGCTACCAGCACGTTGCAACCTCACAATACAGTTACTAGAGAGAATCTGGTTGAAAATGATTGCGGCAAAGTATATCAAGCTTTACTGGAGGCAAATATGGCAACGGAAGTTGGGCTAATTGCGTTGGATTGCTTGGGTCTCTTCTGTATTCATTTTAAA GATGTTCTCTTGGCAAATGAAGGCGACAACGCAGTCATGCAAaagtttttcaatatttatttgtcgtTTCTTCAAGTCGGTCAGTCCGAAACTTTATTACGTCACGTTTTCGCTGGACTCCGAgcttttttgaataattattccgtCGCGCTTTTCCAAg gCAATGCTGTGCTTTGCGGACGTTTGTGTTATGAGCTGCTGCGTTGCTGTAACAGCAAGTTGAGTTCCATAAGGCAGGAGTCCTGCGCTTTGCTGTATTTGCTCATGCGAAGTAATTTTGAGTTTACTAGTAGGAAAGGATTGACTAGAGTACATTTGCAG GTGATAATTTCAGTGTCCCAAATGTTGGGCAATGTAATCGGTCTGAACAATTCACGATTTCAAGAATCGTTGTCGTTAATCAACAGTTACGCCTCTTCTGATAAAGTTATGAAGGGCACAGGTTTCCCAGTTGAAGTGAAGGACCTCAATAAAAGAATACGAACGGTTTTAATGGCAACCGCGCAAATGCGGGAGCATAATAACGATCCTGAGATGCTGGTCGATTTGCAACATAGTTTGGCTAACTCTTACGCCAGCACGCCCGAATTGAGGCATACCTGGCTGGAAACGATGGCTAGGAACCACGCTAGAGATGGAAATTTTTCCGAG GTTGCTTGTTGTCAACTACATATCGCGGCATTAATGgctgaatatttaaaattgcggAAAATTCATCCGTGGGGCGCAGAAGCTTTCGATCAAATATCTGTGAACATATCGAAGGACGAGCGTAATCTCAAACTTGATGCTGGTGAGAttt GCATTCAAGATATTCACTATAACGAAAGTTTACTTCTTGAGCAATTGGAAATTTGTGCCGACACATTGGAGAAGGCCGAGCGCTTCGAATTGCTTGGGCACTTATATCGTTTAATAGTTCCTATATatgaaaagaagagaaattaCGAAGCTTTGGCTAATTGTTACTCGCATTTGGCGCAAGcctgtaataaaattgtggAGGTAACACGGACTGGAAAGAGATTGCTTGGGAGGTTTTACAGAGTGGCATTCTTTGGCATG GCGTACTTTGAGGAAGAGAATGGTCAAGAATACATTTATAAGGAGCCAAAAGTGACATCGTTATCTGAAATATCGGAAcgtttattgcatttatatagCGAAAAGTTCGGATCTGAGAACGTTAAGATAATAATGGATTCTGTACCAGTCGACGTAAGCGAATTAGATCCCAAGATAGCGTACATTCAGGTAACGCATGTCACACCCTACTTTGAGAAGACGGAGTTGGAAGTGCGACAAACTGAGTTCGAGCAGAATCACAACATATCTTGCTTCATGTTTGAGACGCCATTTACTAAGGAGGGCAAGGCAAGAGGCAGTCCGGAGGATCAATGGAAACGTAGAACTATTCTCACAA CGCAATATGCTTTTCCGTATGTGAAGAAGCGCATCGGGATTGCCGAGAAACGGATAGTGGAGCTCAGCCCTATCGAGGTCGCTTTGGATGAGATGAGGCAACGCGTTCAGGAATTGGAGGATGTGGCTTTGATCGGACCGACGGATGTGAAGAAACTGCAGTTACGTCTCCAAGGTAGCATTTGCGTAACGGTAAATGCCGGTCCTTTAGCCTATGCCTCCGCATTTCTGGATCCTGCGCTGTCTCCACAATACCCCGATGACAAAGTAGAAGAATTGAAGGATGTCTTTAG GGAATTTGTCAAGATATGTTATACAGCATTACAAATTAATAGCAAACTGATCACGCCCGACCAACACGAATATCAAGAAGTGTTACGTGAGAATTACCAAAAACTGTGCCAGAGTTTGTCGTCCTTGTTCGGGGAACCAATATGGCCGGACGAGCAAGTAGGAAGTTTCAAACGCAATAGCGCTGCTCTGTTCAGCGCTATCAGCGGTGCTAACAATCATACCAGTACAGCCTAA